Proteins co-encoded in one Podospora pseudoanserina strain CBS 124.78 chromosome 7 map unlocalized CBS124.78p_7, whole genome shotgun sequence genomic window:
- a CDS encoding uncharacterized protein (COG:I; EggNog:ENOG503NTZK): MHPTARLAVRSSGFRAAAGTARLSRFQPSTLPRVVVRFSSSGSNPQYEFIQVTEPRPGVGQITLNRPKALNALSTPLITELNTALLTFQSTPSIRAILLTGSQKAFAAGADIKEMAPLTFSSAYLNSFIESWSNLTTTLKKPLIAAVSGHALGGGCELALMADMIYCTKTANFGQPEIKLGTIPGAGGSQRLTRAVGKAKAMELILTGKSFSGEEAEQWGVAARAFGSYEELMEESLKTAETIAGYSKVAVQAAKEVVNKSQELGLRDGVEFERRVFHALFGSEDQKEGMGAFGEKRKAQWKDQ; encoded by the exons ATGCACCCCACCGCCCGCCTCGCCGTTCGCAGCAGCGGCTTCCGTGCTGCTGCCGGAACAGCTCGTCTCTCCCGCTTCCAGCCATCCACCCTTCCCCGTGTCGTCGTCcgcttttcttcctctggATCAAACCCCCAGTATGAGTTCATCCAAGTGACTGAGCCCCGTCCGGGCGTCGGGCAGA TCACCCTCAACCGCCCCAAAGCCCTcaacgccctctccacccccctcataACCGAGCTcaacaccgccctcctcaccttccaatcaaccccctccatccgcGCAATCCTCCTAACCGGATCCCAGAAAGCCttcgccgccggcgccgacaTCAAGGAAATGGCACCCTTAACCTTCAGCTCGGCCTACCTCAACTCCTTCATCGAATCCTGgtccaacctcaccaccaccctcaaaaaacccctcatcgccgccgTCTCCGGCCACGCACTTGGCGGAGGGTGTGAGTTAGCCCTCATGGCGGACATGATCTACTGCACCAAAACCGCCAATTTCGGGCAGCCGGAAATCAAACTCGGAACCATCCCCGGAGCGGGCGGGTCGCAgaggttgacgagggcgGTGGGCAAGGCAAAGGCTATGGAGCTGATATTGACGGGGAAGAGTTtctctggggaggaggcggaacAGTGGGGGGTTGCTGCAAGGGCGTTTGGGAGTTATGAGgagttgatggaggagagtcTCAAGACTGCGGAGACGATTGCGGGGTACAGCAAGGTTGCGGTGCAGGCGGccaaggaggtggtgaataAGAGCCAGGAGTTGGGCTTGAGGGATGGGGTCGAGTTTGAGAGACGGGTTTTTCACGCGTTGTTTGGGAGTGAGGATcagaaggaggggatgggggcttttggtgagaagaggaaggctcAGTGGAAGGATCAGTAG
- a CDS encoding uncharacterized protein (COG:O; EggNog:ENOG503NWVX) has product MSTSTNPGPAISLEAELTCSICTDLLHTPLTLLDCLHTFCAPCLKSWFSFQASSLLSRPGPPPPPDFAVYTCPSCRDRVRDTKHDARVATLLEMFERINPTCERIKSEEEKREMDGQYKRGEDIMPRLPFQDRTREEVERDEEERRLLERVQAVSLREATEGLGRRRGDSGERRRERRREREREVTHQSSLRSLISTEGVDARDIEREVEEFARQIQEEGLLDGLDLDNIDLENNDELSRRITEAYRRRHRERVRNNEGGRVRGSGTSSRSHNTEGVRPRSRTATGVVTTTREGSRPASRHTVHSRAPSQSGNESDREPRGRYPPSTSFAGRLEVQEPGRSRRRTSSSGRSATVPLPPAQFPEPVRVGSRVQTDPVALGDAPAPLRPRLRGGTSSSPTSATVTTTTTTPSSRRESPGERASPLREPIPLVPAGTMPIPLIPAGTIPTQQSPMELPAEVGPARRELARHDSPTLAPTSGPLSNDINSPPLASLRRAQPVWYKEPLIQCNHCFREHIQYDLHYNCNLCHEGNWNICLDCYRRGKGCLHFFGYGPNALQKWKRLGSDLPPPHTLVGSRYLPPSTLPGGAEGRRTLTAENPADRLQRGTFCSGCSAFTRNDLHWGCDTCNAGDWGYCNTCVSKGKSCPHPLTPFTYMSKPSPQQSPFAPSSIAVANSTTRSKGVYHPSDPKQHCEQCTKPIPRNQVYYHCYSCPSQLPSAIAGDCTNLCVACYNHFLDMNHLPMENGPKGWRRCPKGHRMVMLAFSLSSPSPSETVYKRKIFKDLVGGRRLRIESIPKNSSYQTWSWKIDPNSSSSSTRKARLVGVDMVTSTKGVNPRSVADLKAEQLSELVQDEDDFPPDGGTDPKAVANWGWVPAEGVDDELFFPKGAEIGEVEDVNGEWFHGWYQGKGGLFPGPYVKVLGG; this is encoded by the coding sequence ATCTGcaccgacctcctccacaccccCCTAACCCTCCTGGACTGCCTGCACACCTTCTGCGCCCCCTGCCTGAAGTCCTGGTTCTCCTTccaagcctcctccctcctctcccgccccggtccccctcccccgcccgaTTTCGCCGTGTACACTTGTCCGAGTTGTCGGGATAGGGTAAGGGACACGAAACATGATGCTAGGGTGGCGACACTACTAGAAATGTTTGAAAGGATCAATCCTACTTGTGAGAGGAtcaagagcgaggaggagaagagggagatggatgggcagTATAAACGGGGAGAAGACATAATGCCGCGACTGCCGTTTCAGGAtaggacgagggaggaggtggaacgggatgaggaggagaggaggttgttggaacGGGTGCAGGCTGTTAGTTTGAGGGAGGCaacggaggggttggggcggaggaggggggatagtGGTGAGCgaaggagggaaaggaggagggagagggagcgggaggttACTCACCAGAGCAGCCTCAGGAGTTTAATCAGTACGGAAGGGGTGGATGCGAGGGATATTGAacgggaggtggaggagtttgcgAGGCAGAttcaggaggaggggttgctggatGGGTTGGATTTGGATAATATTGATTTGGAGAACAATGATGAACTTAGTCGGAGGATAACGGAGGCGTATAGACGAAGGCATAGGGAACGGGTGAGGAATAacgagggggggagggtgagggggagtgggactAGTTCGAGGAGTCATAATACTGAGGGGGTCAGGCCAAGGAGTAGGACGGCGACTGGTGTGGTTacgacgacgagggaggggtcACGGCCGGCGAGTAGGCATACGGTTCACTCACGGGCGCCGAGTCAGAGTGGGAATGAGAGTGACAGGGAGCCTAGGGGGAGGTATCCACCGAGTACCAGTTTTGCTGGGAGACTGGAGGTGCAGGAGCCGGGGAGGAGTAGGAGACGGACGTCAAGTAGTGGGAGGAGCGCCACGGTTCCGTTGCCGCCGGCGCAGTTTCCTGAGCCGGTTAGGGTGGGGAGTAGGGTGCAGACTGATCCGGTGGCTTTGGGGGATGCGCCTGCTCCGTtgaggccgaggttgagaGGAGGAACTTCGAGCTCGCCTACTTCTGCTAcggtgacgacgacgacgacgacgccttCGTCTCGGAGGGAGTCACCGGGAGAGAGGGCTTCTCCGCTGAGGGAGCCGATACCGCTTGTACCTGCGGGAACGATGCCGATACCTTTGATACCAGCTGGAACTATACCAACACAGCAATCACCGATGGAGTTGCCGGCCGAAGTTGGTCCGGCTAGGAGGGAACTCGCTCGACATGACTCTCCTACTCTTGCGCCGACGTCAGGGCCGCTGAGCAATGATATCAACTCTCCGCCATTAGCGTCCCTACGACGAGCCCAGCCAGTGTGGTATAAAGAGCCCCTGATCCAATGCAACCACTGCTTCAGGGAACACATCCAATACGATCTCCACTACAACTGCAATCTCTGCCACGAAGGCAACTGGAATATTTGTCTCGACTGCTACCGCCGCGGCAAGGGATGTCTACACTTCTTTGGGTACGGCCCAAACGCCCTCCAGAAGTGGAAACGACTTGGCTCAGACCTCCCACCGCCGCACACACTGGTTGGGAGCCGatacctccccccctctaCCCTTccgggaggagcagaaggtCGCCGGACGTTAACAGCTGAAAACCCAGCCGATCGGTTACAGCGAGGCACCTTCTGCTCAGGGTGCTCAGCCTTTACGCGCAACGACCTCCACTGGGGATGTGACACCTGCAACGCTGGGGACTGGGGGTACTGCAACACCTGCGTCAGCAAAGGAAAATCCtgcccccaccccctcacccccttcacctACATGTCTaaaccctcccctcaacaatCCCCTTTTGCGCCCTCATCAATAGCCGTCGCAAACAGCACTACCCGCAGCAAAGGAGTCTACCACCCGTCCGACCCAAAACAGCACTGCGAGCAATGCACCAAGCCCATACCTCGCAACCAAGTTTATTATCACTGCTACTCCTGCCCTTCCCAACTACCCTCTGCCATTGCTGGGGATTGTACAAATCTCTGCGTGGCGTGCTACAACCATTTCCTCGACATGaaccacctccccatggAAAACGGCCCAAAGGGATGGCGCCGCTGTCCAAAGGGGCACAGGATGGTCATGTTGGCTTTTTCGCTTTCTTCCCCCAGCCCGAGCGAGACGGTTTACAAGAGAAAAATATTCAAGGACCTTGTCGGCGGGCGACGGTTACGTATCGAATCTATTCCAAAAAACTCATCATATCAAACATGGAGTTGGAAAATTgaccccaacagcagcagcagcagcacgaGAAAAGCGAGGTTGGTCGGGGTGGACATGGTTACGTCAACAAAAGGGGTAAACCCCAGGAGTGTTGCCGATCTAAAAGCAGAGCAACTCTCCGAACTTGTCCAGGACGAAGACGATTTCCCTCCCGATGGGGGAACAGACCCAAAAGCAGTGGCGAACTGGGGTTGGGTTCCGGCCGAGGGGGTAGATGATGAGTTGTTTTTCCCTAAAGGGGCAgagattggggaggtggaggatgtgaaTGGGGAGTGGTTTCACGGGTGGTAtcaagggaagggggggctgTTTCCTGGGCCGTATGTAAAGGTTCTTGGGGGGTGA